TATAACCACGTGAAGACGACCATGGATGCGCTCATGAAGGCGGGACTGCGCCCCGACATGGTGCAGGTGGGTAACGAAATCAACTCGAAGGTGGCGGGCGTTTCGCTGAGCAAGACGGCGGACTTCGCGAATATCATCAATTCGGGTGTGCGTGCGGTGCGCGAGACGGATCCTTCCATCAAGATTGTGATGCAGCATGGTCAGCCGCGCCCCGAGAAGGGCTTCGCGGATTGGTACAACAAGATTCACGCGAACATCGACTACGATGCCATTTGCGGTTCCACCTATGGTACCACGAACAACGGGCAGGATTGGCGCGACATGTTCGGCCTGGTGATCAAGAACAAGAAGCCCGTGTTGAGCTGCGAATATACGGGCGAACGCACGGCCCTTGTGAACTCGGTGTTCTATGAATTTGGCGACCTGGGCTGGGGAACCTTCGTGTGGGAACCGACCCGCTACAGCAAAAAGCCCATGTTCGACCGCGACGGCCAGAAATATACGGCGAACGCACGACTCAAGGAACTGCGCGATATCGCGAAAAAATACAACGCGACGCTCCCAAGCTGGGTGCAGAACGGCAAGACCGTTAAGAAGTACAACGTGAAGACGACGGTTGCTTACGGCGGCTCGATTGCGCAGAGCATCGAGGGCAGTGAAATTGCCGAAGGGAGCAAGGTGACCTTTACCGCCGTTCCGCAGGAGGGCTGGGAATTCGTGGCGTGGACTGGCGACAACACGGGTAACGGCAAGGAATACACGGTGGCAAGTCTCGGCAAGGATGTGAACTTGGGCGCGACCTTCAAGTTCGTGGGCAAGGATTCGCTCAAGTACGAAGCGGAAAACGGCGTGTTCAACAAGACGGTTCTCGAGTCGACGCACGAGGGCTTTTCGGGCAAGGGCTACGCGAATCTCGATAACGAGGTGGGTTCTTCGCTGACGCTTTCCGTAGTTGCTGCCGGCGAGGGCGATAAGGACGTGAAGATTGTCTTTGCGAACGGCTCTACGGCAAATCGCCCGGTAAGTGTTGCGGTGAATGGCAAGGTGCAGGTGGAATCGGTGGACTTTGAATCGACGGGTGCCTGGGAATCGTGGGATTCGAGTACGGTGACGCTCAGGTTGCCTGCGGGTGCAAGCGCCATCACCATCGCCTCGCTCACGAAGGATGGCGGCCCGAATATCGACCGTATCGAGTTCGTGAATAAGAATGCGGTGGTCCCCGTCAATCCCGGCGACTCGGTGGTGGGCGACAGCGGCACGACGGTACTCCAGAGGATCCCCGTGCGTAGCAATACGCTCCGTAACGGTGGCCGGAACTTCCTGGTGAACGGGCGTTCTGCGGGTGCATTGAAGAACCGTGCATCGAAAATCAAGATATATTCAAAGTAACGGGATGAGGTGTTTATGAAAATGAAGCGCGTGTTGTGTGCGGCCGTGATTGCCTTGGCTGCTGCGGAAACTTTCGGGGCGACCTACTACGTGGCCCCCGATGGCAAGAATACGAACAAGGGAACGAAAGATAGCCCCTTTGCGACCCTCAACAAGGCGAATTCCGTGGTGAACGCGGGCGATACCGTGTGGATTCGCGGCGGAACCTACCTGCATACGGACACGAACTATGTGAAAAACGACAACATGTTCGCGGGCATTCACCTGACCAAGAGCGGTTCAAGCGACAACAAGCGCATTCATTACCTCGCGTACCCGGGCGAAAAGCCGGTCATTGACTTCAGCAAGATGCCGATTGCCAACGGTTCGAACAACGTAAGGTACACTTCGGGTATCCTCATTCAGGCGCAGTACTTGCACTTGAAGGGGCTCGAAGTCAAGAACGTGCCCATGAAGGGCGAATCGAATGTGGGCGTGTACGTGTCCCGCAGTAAGCATATCTTCTTGGAACTGATCGATAGCCACCACAACGGCGGCTCGGGATTCTTTGTGAACGAGAAGGGCTCGGGAAGCGGCGGCGGACATTTGTTCTTGAACTGCGACAGTCACGACAACTACGACCCCAACGGACGCCAGGGAGACGGCCAGAATGCCGACGGCTTTGGCGTGCACTACCAGCAGGGTGGCGATACGACGAAGTTCATCGGTTGTCGTGCCTGGTGGAACAGCGACGACGGCTGGGATTTTATTAGCCAGGAGTTCCCGGTAATCATTGAGAACAGTTGGGCGATGGGCCACGGTTACAGCAACTACGGGACCGGCAAGCCGAAGGACGGCAACGGCAACGGTTTCAAGGCGGGGAGCAGTAAGACAGGGGTGCGCCACACCATCCGCAACTGCGTCGCATGGAAAAACAAGGCGTCTGGTTTCTATGCAAATCACAGCAGCGGTGGTAACGACTGGTTCAACAATACGGCCTATATGAACGGCACCGCGTTCAACATGTGGGCGAGTACCTGGGATGCAAATGATAACCGCACTGACGGCGTCGTACTCAAGGGGAGCAAGGCTCACGTGATGAAGAATAACATTGCCTTCCCGAACAAGACGGCCTATATCGGCGGTGAATATGCGGCGGGCGAATACAATACTTGGAACCTGAACATCACCCCGAAGGAATCGGATTTCGTGAGTGTGTCGGACCCGAGCATGACCGTGACGGGCAAGGAACTCGGACCTCTCGGTGGTGCGTTCGGCCCGCGCCAGGCCGACGGTAGCCTTCCGGATATTGACTTCCTGAAGCTCGCGAAGAACAGCCAGATGATTGACAAGGGCGTGAATGTGGGGCTCAAGTACGAGGGCAAGGCTCCGGATTTGGGTGCGTACGAATACGGCTATGTGTCGCCTGTTATAGTGCCGGTTGATACCACGCCGAAGGATACCGCTGTAACGCCGATTGTCGTTCCGGTCGATACGTCGGTTGCGCCGGTCGATTCGACTGCGGATTCTACGGAAGTTTCTGTGGGTGATTCGACGACGTTTGTGCGCACGCTTCCGCAACGCAGGCAGAATATGCAGCAGCCGGGACGCCTGTTCTACGTGAACGGTCGCTCGGTGAATGCGCTGCGTGCAGGTGACCGCAAGGCATCGAGAATCAGGACTTATTCAAAATAACGGGGGTGGTTTATGAAAAAGATGAGTTTATTCAAGATGGTGCTTGCCGGGGGATTGCTTGTCGCATCCCTT
This window of the uncultured Fibrobacter sp. genome carries:
- a CDS encoding glycosyl hydrolase 53 family protein, which translates into the protein MFGLGKIIRKTALVLGAVAVAALARPYIVGVDVSWVLEDESLGAKYYDNGKQQDLFDILQNHGINFIRVRTFVNSCIGYAKNSYSGANSNVCWCDLEHTIALAKRIKAHNMGFFLDFHMSDTWASIGHQNVPASWAGKSNAEMGKLAYNHVKTTMDALMKAGLRPDMVQVGNEINSKVAGVSLSKTADFANIINSGVRAVRETDPSIKIVMQHGQPRPEKGFADWYNKIHANIDYDAICGSTYGTTNNGQDWRDMFGLVIKNKKPVLSCEYTGERTALVNSVFYEFGDLGWGTFVWEPTRYSKKPMFDRDGQKYTANARLKELRDIAKKYNATLPSWVQNGKTVKKYNVKTTVAYGGSIAQSIEGSEIAEGSKVTFTAVPQEGWEFVAWTGDNTGNGKEYTVASLGKDVNLGATFKFVGKDSLKYEAENGVFNKTVLESTHEGFSGKGYANLDNEVGSSLTLSVVAAGEGDKDVKIVFANGSTANRPVSVAVNGKVQVESVDFESTGAWESWDSSTVTLRLPAGASAITIASLTKDGGPNIDRIEFVNKNAVVPVNPGDSVVGDSGTTVLQRIPVRSNTLRNGGRNFLVNGRSAGALKNRASKIKIYSK
- a CDS encoding right-handed parallel beta-helix repeat-containing protein, translated to MKMKRVLCAAVIALAAAETFGATYYVAPDGKNTNKGTKDSPFATLNKANSVVNAGDTVWIRGGTYLHTDTNYVKNDNMFAGIHLTKSGSSDNKRIHYLAYPGEKPVIDFSKMPIANGSNNVRYTSGILIQAQYLHLKGLEVKNVPMKGESNVGVYVSRSKHIFLELIDSHHNGGSGFFVNEKGSGSGGGHLFLNCDSHDNYDPNGRQGDGQNADGFGVHYQQGGDTTKFIGCRAWWNSDDGWDFISQEFPVIIENSWAMGHGYSNYGTGKPKDGNGNGFKAGSSKTGVRHTIRNCVAWKNKASGFYANHSSGGNDWFNNTAYMNGTAFNMWASTWDANDNRTDGVVLKGSKAHVMKNNIAFPNKTAYIGGEYAAGEYNTWNLNITPKESDFVSVSDPSMTVTGKELGPLGGAFGPRQADGSLPDIDFLKLAKNSQMIDKGVNVGLKYEGKAPDLGAYEYGYVSPVIVPVDTTPKDTAVTPIVVPVDTSVAPVDSTADSTEVSVGDSTTFVRTLPQRRQNMQQPGRLFYVNGRSVNALRAGDRKASRIRTYSK